In Dyadobacter subterraneus, a single genomic region encodes these proteins:
- a CDS encoding TonB-dependent receptor: MPLLLTFFVVVSSLQTNAQSHHGGQIKGIVTTIDGAPAQGIAVKIKNTTKGTVANTNGSFEFKNLPHGSYTIEFSMVGYETSTADAVLTEEKPSADLLVQLDFSSRKLDEVIISSGGNRFAKKESDDVSKMPISNMENPQVYSVVSKELMKEQIVTDYNSAFKNVPGAGIAEVRNQGRTTSISRGFATPQLVRNGVGSFTYSTIDPANLERIEVIKGPSATLFGSTLSSFGGLFNRVTKKPFDVFKGEVSFSAGSWDLNRLTLDINTPLNADKSALLRVNTALHSERSFQDAGFARNFLIAPSFSYAVNDRLTLLLDVEFSGYKSTSPMRVTPATRGKARSVTELGMPYKLSYANNTINYAGQQYNIFGQIKYKLSPEWTSQTIVSRTRSSADGNVVGLTILTDSTLRQTVTNQDYPYYGTDFQQNFIGDFHLGPLRNRIVAGIDVYSLRATRNDASVNMPAINFKRPGNAYNNFNISKVAPLFATATFTNLVSFNERTYSAYASDVLNITDRLLAMASLRIDRYSNLGTYFPSIDSTGGAFKQTALSPKFGVVYQVVKDKISIFGNYMNGFSNVSGSDFFGNTFKPNRANQLEGGVKLDYSFVTATFSYYDIAVSDVTRDDPEHVNYSIQDGTQVSKGFEAELIANPAPGLNIVAGFTYNDSKYTKSNESIQGYRPTTAGPPRMANLWISYRLVKGAAKGLGVGFGGIYGSESFQSNTKTFTFTIPSYTVLDASIFYDKPKFRIGLKVDNLTSEKYWSYRLAAQNPLKVTGNITFKF, from the coding sequence ATGCCTCTTTTGCTTACTTTTTTCGTTGTCGTTTCAAGTCTTCAAACAAATGCGCAATCACATCATGGCGGACAAATCAAAGGTATTGTTACCACAATTGACGGAGCGCCTGCGCAGGGAATCGCTGTAAAAATTAAGAACACAACAAAAGGTACTGTTGCGAATACGAACGGTAGTTTTGAATTTAAAAATCTGCCTCACGGATCTTATACCATAGAATTTTCTATGGTCGGTTATGAAACTTCAACGGCCGACGCCGTTTTGACAGAAGAAAAACCAAGTGCCGATCTTTTGGTTCAGCTTGATTTCTCATCCCGTAAACTCGACGAAGTTATTATCAGCAGCGGAGGAAACAGATTTGCAAAAAAGGAAAGTGATGATGTGTCAAAAATGCCGATTTCTAACATGGAAAACCCGCAGGTTTACAGCGTTGTTAGCAAAGAACTTATGAAAGAGCAGATTGTTACGGACTATAACAGTGCGTTCAAAAACGTTCCCGGCGCTGGTATTGCGGAAGTGAGAAACCAGGGAAGAACAACTTCCATATCAAGAGGTTTTGCAACACCTCAACTGGTTCGGAATGGAGTTGGAAGTTTTACATATTCGACGATCGATCCTGCAAATCTTGAAAGAATTGAAGTGATAAAGGGTCCGTCTGCTACATTGTTTGGAAGTACACTATCGTCATTTGGCGGATTATTTAACCGGGTTACTAAAAAACCGTTCGATGTTTTCAAGGGAGAAGTTTCCTTTTCAGCCGGAAGCTGGGATCTGAACCGTCTTACTCTTGATATTAACACACCGCTTAACGCCGACAAATCGGCTTTGCTGCGTGTAAATACCGCACTTCACAGCGAGCGGAGTTTTCAGGATGCAGGTTTTGCCAGAAATTTCCTGATCGCACCAAGTTTTTCTTATGCTGTGAATGACCGCCTTACCTTACTTTTGGATGTTGAATTCAGCGGCTACAAATCCACTTCGCCAATGCGCGTGACGCCTGCAACAAGGGGAAAAGCAAGAAGTGTTACGGAATTGGGTATGCCTTATAAATTGTCTTATGCCAATAATACGATCAATTATGCAGGACAGCAATATAACATATTCGGGCAGATCAAATACAAATTATCTCCCGAATGGACTTCGCAAACAATCGTTTCCAGAACAAGATCTTCTGCTGACGGAAATGTGGTTGGACTTACAATTTTGACAGATTCGACCTTACGCCAAACGGTTACCAATCAGGATTATCCTTATTATGGAACTGATTTCCAGCAAAATTTCATTGGTGATTTTCATTTGGGCCCGCTTAGAAACCGTATTGTTGCGGGTATTGATGTTTATAGTTTGCGCGCTACCAGGAATGATGCTTCGGTAAATATGCCTGCCATCAATTTTAAAAGGCCGGGAAATGCGTACAACAATTTCAATATATCCAAAGTCGCCCCATTATTTGCAACGGCAACCTTTACGAATTTAGTTTCTTTCAACGAAAGAACTTACAGCGCTTATGCTTCTGATGTCTTGAATATTACGGATCGTTTACTGGCGATGGCGAGTTTAAGAATTGATAGGTATTCCAATCTGGGAACGTATTTTCCAAGTATCGATTCAACCGGTGGCGCCTTTAAACAAACAGCTTTATCGCCAAAATTTGGAGTAGTCTATCAGGTTGTTAAAGACAAAATATCCATTTTTGGTAATTATATGAATGGTTTCAGTAATGTAAGCGGATCCGATTTTTTCGGAAATACTTTCAAACCGAACCGGGCCAATCAGTTGGAAGGCGGGGTTAAGCTGGATTACAGTTTTGTTACAGCCACGTTCAGTTATTATGACATAGCAGTTTCAGACGTTACCCGCGACGACCCTGAGCATGTCAATTATTCCATCCAGGATGGTACGCAGGTCAGTAAAGGTTTTGAAGCTGAACTGATTGCCAATCCGGCACCCGGACTGAACATTGTTGCCGGTTTCACTTACAACGATAGTAAGTATACCAAAAGCAATGAAAGTATCCAGGGATATCGCCCTACTACGGCAGGACCTCCGCGCATGGCCAATTTGTGGATCAGCTACCGACTTGTGAAAGGAGCTGCGAAAGGGTTAGGCGTGGGATTTGGAGGGATTTACGGAAGTGAGTCGTTCCAGAGCAATACTAAAACTTTTACATTTACAATCCCGTCCTACACAGTTTTGGATGCTTCAATATTCTATGATAAACCGAAATTCAGAATAGGATTAAAAGTAGATAACCTGACGAGTGAAAAATACTGGTCTTACCGTCTTGCGGCGCAAAACCCATTGAAAGTAACGGGTAATATTACGTTTAAGTTTTAA
- a CDS encoding dipeptidase, which yields MIKFQTQWSRREFLTSVAGASAALVLNPLDSLAIDEIDPRVAEIVAATMGIDSHNHIEVPSVKSEVPGPKIDLAGDLKKSGLSAICMTFAVDRPELKNPGDAYERFINNMDSMDKQLADNGMKRSLNLAELKTAHKKHQPTVIQLVEGGHFLEGKIERLQKAYSRGLRHLGLLHDNDASVPLGDVYTNTPRRGGLTAFGADVIKECNRLGILIDLAHANGETVSAALKLAAHPVIISHTGLDTQLGQNQNMARVMRPRLISKEQAKIVADAGGVIGVWTHLAETPMEYAQNVRALVDVVGIDHVCIGTDTKLTASYRPAGAQNGPDGGQKGERVGERTNLAWQDQKFGFYYTVVDAMLKTGFTKDEIGKFGGGNFCRLFDAATSGHH from the coding sequence ATGATAAAATTTCAAACGCAATGGTCACGGCGGGAATTTCTAACATCTGTCGCGGGAGCAAGTGCTGCCTTGGTGCTGAATCCTTTGGATTCCCTGGCTATTGATGAGATAGATCCTCGGGTTGCAGAAATAGTAGCGGCAACGATGGGTATTGACTCACATAATCATATTGAAGTACCGTCTGTCAAATCAGAAGTTCCGGGTCCCAAAATTGATCTTGCCGGAGACCTGAAAAAATCGGGTTTGTCGGCGATTTGCATGACTTTCGCCGTGGATCGTCCGGAATTAAAAAATCCGGGAGATGCCTATGAAAGGTTCATAAATAATATGGATTCCATGGATAAACAGCTGGCTGATAACGGCATGAAACGTTCGTTGAACCTGGCTGAATTGAAAACTGCACATAAGAAACACCAGCCCACTGTAATTCAATTGGTTGAGGGAGGTCACTTTCTTGAAGGGAAAATCGAGCGACTTCAGAAAGCTTATAGCCGGGGTTTGCGGCACCTGGGGCTGCTTCATGACAATGACGCATCGGTTCCGTTGGGAGATGTTTATACCAATACGCCACGTCGGGGCGGGTTGACTGCTTTTGGTGCAGACGTAATCAAAGAATGCAACAGGCTGGGAATTCTTATAGATCTTGCTCACGCCAATGGAGAAACTGTGAGTGCGGCGCTGAAACTGGCAGCTCACCCGGTGATCATTTCCCATACTGGTTTGGATACGCAATTAGGTCAGAACCAGAATATGGCCCGCGTGATGCGTCCAAGACTTATCAGCAAAGAGCAGGCAAAAATTGTAGCCGACGCAGGTGGGGTTATTGGCGTTTGGACACACCTGGCTGAGACGCCGATGGAATATGCACAAAACGTTCGGGCTTTGGTCGATGTCGTTGGTATAGACCATGTTTGCATTGGTACTGACACAAAACTGACTGCGTCTTACAGACCAGCCGGCGCTCAAAATGGTCCGGATGGCGGACAAAAAGGAGAAAGAGTTGGTGAGCGTACTAACCTTGCCTGGCAGGACCAGAAATTCGGGTTTTATTATACCGTTGTAGATGCTATGTTAAAAACTGGCTTTACAAAAGACGAAATCGGCAAGTTCGGCGGCGGTAATTTCTGCCGTTTGTTTGATGCAGCCACATCTGGTCATCATTGA
- a CDS encoding winged helix-turn-helix transcriptional regulator gives MSENENSTFCSVNYAFHCIGGKYKGRILWYLHEHKILRYGELKRILNGITTKMLTQTLRELEKDNLVSRKAFHEVPPKVEYSLTKAGEELIPSIDALRAWADRRNAEKPIDNLVLLC, from the coding sequence ATGTCAGAAAATGAAAATTCAACTTTTTGCAGCGTCAATTATGCGTTTCATTGTATCGGAGGTAAATACAAGGGAAGGATTTTGTGGTATCTGCATGAACATAAAATCCTCCGGTATGGAGAGTTGAAAAGAATTCTTAATGGCATTACAACAAAGATGCTGACCCAGACGCTCCGGGAACTGGAAAAAGACAATCTCGTCAGTCGTAAAGCTTTTCATGAAGTACCTCCAAAAGTAGAATATTCACTTACCAAAGCGGGTGAGGAGCTGATACCTTCCATTGACGCATTAAGAGCATGGGCTGACCGGAGAAATGCAGAGAAGCCCATTGACAATCTGGTCCTCCTTTGTTGA
- a CDS encoding PepSY-associated TM helix domain-containing protein — MNIKKAITQIHLWLGLTSGLVVFILGLTGATYAFVDELRPVFYADRLYITPEEKAVLPLSTLLSIAEKAVDNKSVTRVEISSQPDRTYMFRSQKLDPEGLTYWDYYKYYYRVYVNSYTGKVVKVENTKYEFFQLVLGLHMRMLFGEKVGHFVVGGAVLMFVILLFSGLVLWWPKKWTKSGREKSFHVKWDASSKRVNYDLHNVLGFYACIFLLVTSLSGLVWVFEWMENSARFIANGAQKVEKTKPILSDTTFSGSGSGVDKAFLTARKRNPEAYSYLINFPPKANGTINISAYMKNWNRYDRTQENYDRYTGKLLRGASFAALNGGDQIYQLNYDLHTGSVMALPGKILTFFASLIAASLPVTGFVIWWGRGKKKEKRIVKKKVFEPRV, encoded by the coding sequence GTGAATATCAAAAAAGCAATCACACAAATTCACCTCTGGCTCGGACTTACGTCCGGGCTTGTTGTGTTTATACTCGGTTTGACTGGTGCAACATATGCATTTGTGGATGAACTCCGACCGGTTTTTTATGCTGATCGTCTTTACATAACACCTGAGGAAAAGGCGGTGCTGCCACTAAGTACCTTGCTGTCGATAGCCGAAAAAGCCGTGGACAATAAATCTGTTACAAGGGTTGAAATTTCCAGCCAGCCGGACCGGACGTATATGTTCAGATCTCAAAAACTTGATCCGGAGGGTCTTACTTACTGGGATTATTACAAATATTATTACCGGGTTTATGTCAATTCGTATACCGGAAAAGTTGTTAAAGTCGAGAATACAAAATATGAGTTTTTTCAACTGGTACTGGGCCTCCACATGCGAATGTTATTTGGCGAAAAAGTCGGACATTTTGTGGTTGGTGGGGCAGTTTTAATGTTTGTGATACTGTTGTTTTCGGGTTTGGTGTTATGGTGGCCAAAGAAATGGACCAAGTCTGGACGGGAGAAAAGTTTCCATGTCAAATGGGACGCGAGTTCCAAACGCGTCAATTATGATCTTCACAATGTCCTGGGTTTTTACGCTTGTATTTTTTTGCTTGTAACATCATTATCCGGCCTGGTTTGGGTTTTTGAATGGATGGAAAATTCGGCCAGATTCATAGCCAATGGAGCTCAAAAGGTTGAAAAGACTAAACCTATACTTTCTGATACTACATTTTCGGGAAGCGGTTCAGGTGTGGATAAAGCTTTCCTGACAGCCCGTAAACGAAATCCGGAGGCTTATTCTTATCTCATCAATTTCCCTCCAAAAGCAAATGGCACAATTAATATTTCCGCTTATATGAAAAACTGGAACCGTTATGACCGTACGCAGGAGAACTATGACAGATATACAGGAAAATTATTGCGGGGCGCCTCTTTTGCTGCCTTGAATGGAGGGGATCAGATTTACCAGCTCAATTATGACCTGCACACCGGTTCTGTAATGGCTCTTCCCGGAAAAATTCTGACATTCTTCGCCAGTTTAATAGCCGCGAGTTTGCCTGTCACTGGTTTTGTGATCTGGTGGGGAAGGGGAAAGAAGAAGGAAAAGAGGATTGTTAAGAAAAAAGTTTTCGAGCCAAGGGTTTGA
- a CDS encoding DUF6686 family protein, with amino-acid sequence MDRQTIYVTPKMSHHTKTLSERPNGYVGYCDCCARYNVSFNNSLFIFSNIEFAGFKKLLTERIGLNPFFTTHGKEVIAQTPMKNYYLVFSEAEIQQLLDMMIEASLIVETNQILMQTDCRSEDDN; translated from the coding sequence GTGGATCGACAAACAATTTATGTAACACCAAAGATGAGTCATCACACCAAAACACTTTCGGAACGGCCTAACGGATATGTCGGATACTGCGACTGCTGTGCCCGCTACAATGTAAGTTTCAATAACTCACTTTTTATTTTTTCAAATATTGAATTTGCCGGATTCAAAAAACTTTTAACGGAGCGAATTGGTTTAAATCCATTTTTTACAACACATGGCAAAGAAGTCATCGCCCAGACTCCCATGAAAAATTACTATCTGGTTTTCTCGGAAGCGGAAATCCAGCAATTACTAGATATGATGATCGAAGCCAGTCTGATAGTAGAAACCAACCAAATTCTCATGCAGACGGACTGTCGGAGCGAGGATGATAATTAA
- a CDS encoding MarR family winged helix-turn-helix transcriptional regulator: MENQINTRLLFKVIYILKRLTDEWGENRFTQLLPGFKIGYVPVFMCIGTDGISNNEVAKELQITKMAASKIVKELFALELITSEKDPLDARSERIFLTPKGEEISEKVKETAGEIVGEYRKIAGDENYDSAIDVLLSIIRYHEDIKIKN; encoded by the coding sequence ATGGAAAATCAGATCAATACCCGGTTGCTTTTTAAGGTCATATACATTCTGAAAAGGTTAACGGACGAGTGGGGTGAGAATAGATTTACCCAGCTTTTGCCGGGCTTTAAAATCGGATATGTACCTGTTTTTATGTGTATTGGAACAGATGGAATATCAAATAACGAAGTAGCAAAGGAATTGCAAATTACCAAAATGGCTGCAAGTAAAATTGTTAAAGAACTATTTGCGCTTGAATTAATAACCAGCGAGAAAGATCCTTTGGACGCACGATCGGAAAGAATATTTCTTACGCCCAAAGGAGAAGAAATTAGTGAGAAGGTTAAAGAAACGGCAGGTGAGATTGTAGGGGAGTACCGCAAGATTGCCGGAGATGAAAATTACGATTCTGCAATTGATGTGCTTTTGTCAATTATCCGTTATCATGAGGATATCAAAATAAAAAATTAA
- a CDS encoding HlyD family secretion protein, producing the protein METEEKTQSLAGKASKTLIIAAIAIGAIYFTYNKVDHALHFESTDNAQIETNSVPVISRISGYVRDFSLLDYQNVKKGDTLAIIDDRDFVLAVQQANADLLSAKADLAAAESQLPTIGSNRIVAAAGVSVEEVGLDKAKRDLARDEALYKDGSITLRQLENSQSAYKTSVSLLASSKTRVQQAGVQTGTAHAQIQRAQASIAAKETALERAKLDLSYTRIIAPSTGKLGKTNLKPGQFVQGGQQLFSLVSSDKYWIVANFKETQLEHMKVGQAVRIEVDGYPNQEISGKISGFSDATGAKFSLLPPDNSTGNFVKVTQRVPVTIEIDHPEALTGLLKAGLSVEVDVKVK; encoded by the coding sequence ATGGAAACAGAAGAAAAAACACAGAGTCTGGCGGGTAAGGCTTCCAAAACCCTGATCATCGCAGCGATAGCGATTGGTGCCATCTATTTTACATACAATAAAGTAGACCATGCCTTACATTTTGAAAGTACAGATAATGCACAAATTGAAACAAATTCAGTTCCCGTCATAAGCCGTATATCAGGATACGTTAGGGATTTTTCATTGCTTGATTATCAAAATGTAAAAAAAGGAGATACGCTTGCCATCATTGACGACCGTGATTTTGTGCTGGCAGTGCAGCAGGCAAATGCGGATCTACTTTCGGCAAAGGCGGATTTGGCCGCGGCTGAATCTCAGCTTCCAACGATCGGTTCAAACAGAATAGTGGCCGCCGCTGGTGTAAGTGTGGAAGAAGTGGGCCTGGACAAAGCCAAAAGAGATTTGGCCAGGGATGAGGCTCTTTACAAAGACGGATCAATCACATTAAGACAACTCGAAAATAGTCAGTCGGCTTACAAAACTTCGGTGTCTTTACTGGCTTCCAGTAAAACCAGAGTGCAGCAGGCGGGTGTTCAAACAGGAACGGCACATGCACAAATTCAGCGCGCACAAGCTAGTATTGCAGCAAAAGAAACAGCATTAGAAAGGGCAAAACTGGATTTGAGTTATACCAGAATCATCGCACCATCCACTGGAAAGCTGGGAAAAACCAACCTGAAACCCGGACAATTTGTACAAGGCGGCCAGCAGCTTTTCAGTCTGGTGAGCAGCGATAAATACTGGATTGTTGCCAACTTTAAAGAAACGCAGCTTGAACACATGAAAGTAGGGCAGGCCGTGAGAATTGAAGTGGACGGCTATCCAAACCAGGAGATTTCGGGAAAAATTTCCGGTTTCAGTGATGCAACAGGAGCTAAATTTTCCCTTCTTCCACCTGATAATTCAACAGGTAATTTTGTAAAAGTAACGCAGCGTGTGCCAGTTACCATTGAGATTGATCATCCGGAAGCACTGACTGGGCTGTTAAAGGCAGGATTGAGCGTGGAAGTGGATGTAAAAGTTAAATAG
- a CDS encoding SDR family oxidoreductase: MRVFVTGATGFVGSAVVQELINAGHQVLGLARSEENAKSLIAAGAKAHRGDLEDLDSLRSGVAASDGVIHTGFVHDFSRFKECCEIDRLAINAMGEALAGSDRPLIITSGIGILRIPDRLATEEDIPAASSPNPRIASELAANALAEKGVRVAILRLPPTVHGAGDHGFVPILIGIAREKGISVYKEEGANSWPAVHRKDAAKLYRLALEKAPAGIVRYHAVAEEGIAFREIAEEIGKGLNVPAVSKSVEEANEHFSWFAHFAGMDCAASSQQTKAILGWSPEQPGLIEDLDKGGYFKI, from the coding sequence ATGCGTGTTTTTGTTACGGGAGCAACAGGTTTTGTAGGCTCCGCAGTCGTTCAGGAATTAATTAATGCGGGTCATCAGGTATTAGGTCTGGCTCGTTCAGAAGAAAATGCGAAATCGCTTATTGCTGCCGGTGCTAAGGCTCACCGTGGAGACCTTGAAGATCTTGATAGCTTGCGAAGTGGTGTTGCGGCTTCGGATGGTGTGATTCATACGGGTTTTGTACATGATTTTAGCAGATTTAAGGAATGTTGTGAAATCGACAGACTGGCGATAAATGCCATGGGTGAAGCGTTGGCGGGTTCTGACCGTCCTTTAATCATCACTTCCGGTATTGGAATTTTAAGGATACCCGACCGCCTGGCAACAGAAGAAGATATTCCGGCTGCATCGAGTCCAAATCCACGAATTGCATCGGAACTTGCTGCAAATGCATTGGCTGAAAAAGGTGTACGTGTGGCAATATTGCGTTTGCCACCAACGGTTCATGGTGCTGGCGATCATGGTTTTGTGCCGATATTGATTGGCATTGCGCGTGAAAAAGGGATTTCTGTTTACAAAGAAGAAGGAGCAAATAGCTGGCCGGCTGTACATCGCAAAGATGCGGCAAAATTGTACCGACTGGCACTTGAAAAAGCTCCCGCAGGAATTGTGCGTTATCATGCAGTGGCAGAAGAAGGCATTGCTTTCCGGGAAATAGCAGAAGAAATCGGTAAAGGACTGAATGTTCCGGCGGTGAGCAAATCGGTGGAAGAAGCAAACGAGCATTTTAGCTGGTTCGCACATTTTGCGGGAATGGATTGTGCCGCGAGCAGTCAGCAAACTAAGGCAATTTTGGGTTGGAGCCCCGAACAACCTGGTTTGATCGAAGATCTGGATAAGGGCGGTTATTTCAAAATTTAA
- a CDS encoding MBL fold metallo-hydrolase: MNRRTALKNTALFGFSMPLFLNSGFQKRAAIANSFHKFRLGKLDLLVVSDGHILFENVQPDFAPDIAADKVSKALEYDFLSTKEVDLAINILVIKNGQKTILIDSGCGYHFGKSSGWLPDNLIGAGIKPENVTDVILSHAHPDHLGGLVNKEGKPVFPKAEVHISAIEKDFWLSAHPDFSKSKVKPELAGFVTKIAQDTLKNLKLHLRFFNDGDTLLDCIRIKLAPGHTPGHTVVNVFSGEDELFHVADLVHSAPLVVAHPDWGFEGDTDFDQAITTRKKVLQELAEGRKTIFSSHLPWPGLGHVRKQDEGFDWVQTTFAVPD, encoded by the coding sequence ATGAACCGAAGAACTGCACTTAAAAATACTGCCCTGTTTGGCTTTTCAATGCCTCTGTTTTTGAATAGTGGTTTTCAAAAAAGGGCAGCGATAGCCAACAGTTTTCATAAATTCCGGTTGGGAAAACTTGATCTGTTAGTAGTTTCCGATGGCCATATTTTATTTGAAAACGTTCAGCCAGATTTTGCACCGGACATTGCTGCGGATAAAGTTTCAAAAGCTCTGGAATATGATTTTCTTTCAACAAAAGAGGTCGATCTGGCGATTAACATTCTGGTTATTAAAAATGGTCAAAAAACAATTTTAATCGATTCGGGCTGCGGATATCACTTTGGGAAATCTTCCGGATGGTTGCCTGACAACCTGATTGGAGCAGGTATCAAACCTGAAAATGTTACTGACGTAATTTTGTCCCATGCACACCCGGACCATCTTGGAGGATTGGTCAATAAAGAGGGAAAACCCGTTTTCCCAAAAGCGGAAGTCCATATTTCTGCCATCGAAAAAGATTTCTGGCTTTCGGCCCATCCGGATTTTTCAAAAAGTAAAGTCAAACCTGAACTTGCCGGATTTGTTACAAAAATCGCTCAGGACACATTGAAAAACCTGAAATTACATTTGCGTTTTTTCAATGACGGAGATACTTTACTGGATTGTATCCGGATTAAATTAGCTCCCGGACATACGCCGGGCCATACAGTTGTTAACGTATTTTCAGGTGAAGATGAATTATTTCACGTTGCAGATCTTGTTCACTCGGCACCGCTCGTGGTTGCACATCCGGACTGGGGTTTTGAAGGTGATACAGATTTTGACCAGGCGATTACAACCCGGAAAAAAGTTTTGCAAGAATTGGCAGAAGGCCGGAAAACAATTTTCTCGTCTCATTTGCCCTGGCCCGGACTGGGACATGTGAGGAAACAGGATGAGGGCTTTGACTGGGTTCAAACAACATTTGCTGTGCCCGATTGA
- a CDS encoding helix-turn-helix domain-containing protein: MSNIQPHRFKTIAEFHKFRGLPKPEHPLISVINVELMNDLQVEELHVIKDFYSIAMKRNINFKVKYGQNSYDFDEGVMFFMSAGQLVKLAFEKDEPVKQSGWMLLIHPDFLWNTSLAKTIKQYEYFSYAVNEALFLSEKEETMVTGIVQYMEQEYHANIDQFSQTVILAQLELLLTYADRFYQRQFITRKIANHQILARLEDILDNYFKSDNLVKNGLPTVSFIADALNVSPNYLGSMLKVLTGQNAQQHLHSKLIELAKEKLSTTDLSVSEIAYALGFEHSQSFSKLFKNKTDLSPLEFRQSFN; this comes from the coding sequence ATGTCAAACATACAACCTCATCGCTTTAAAACGATTGCTGAATTTCACAAGTTCAGAGGATTGCCAAAACCGGAACATCCTTTAATCAGCGTTATTAATGTTGAATTGATGAATGACCTCCAAGTGGAGGAACTTCATGTGATCAAGGATTTTTATTCAATTGCCATGAAGCGGAATATTAATTTCAAGGTGAAATACGGTCAAAATTCGTATGATTTTGATGAGGGAGTAATGTTTTTTATGTCGGCGGGACAGCTGGTTAAACTTGCGTTTGAAAAAGATGAACCCGTTAAACAATCAGGATGGATGTTGCTGATCCATCCTGATTTTCTTTGGAATACGTCCCTGGCGAAAACCATCAAACAGTATGAATATTTTAGTTATGCGGTAAATGAAGCGCTGTTTCTTTCAGAAAAAGAAGAAACTATGGTTACCGGAATTGTGCAATATATGGAGCAGGAGTATCATGCCAATATTGACCAATTCAGCCAGACTGTCATTCTTGCCCAGCTTGAATTGTTACTGACTTATGCGGACAGATTTTATCAGCGCCAGTTCATTACCAGAAAAATTGCAAATCACCAGATTCTGGCTCGTCTCGAAGATATTCTGGATAATTATTTTAAAAGTGACAATTTGGTTAAAAACGGATTGCCCACGGTAAGTTTCATTGCTGATGCCTTAAATGTATCGCCAAATTATCTGGGAAGTATGCTGAAAGTACTGACAGGACAAAATGCCCAGCAACATCTGCACAGTAAGCTGATTGAACTGGCGAAGGAAAAATTGTCTACCACAGATTTGTCGGTGAGCGAAATTGCCTATGCATTGGGTTTTGAACATTCGCAGTCATTCAGCAAATTGTTCAAAAACAAAACTGATCTTTCGCCTTTGGAATTCAGGCAATCATTTAATTGA